One genomic region from Bacteroidota bacterium encodes:
- a CDS encoding M15 family metallopeptidase — protein sequence MRTLFCFSFLFLFFSCEEKTKKDPSPPDSSIPIENDSLVNKSFLEKANSDSVTEKKMSELEKKLMEAGLINVKDLDSTIKTELRYSTINNFLKLDMYGDFDQCYLQKDVAQKLAEAQKYLRKKFPFYSLIVYDAVRPQHIQRMMWDTLHLPPGERQKYLSNPGKGSLHNYGAAVDLSIIDEHGIPLDMGTDFDYFGDKAQPQKENELLANGELTQYEISNREILREVMRHAGFFGIQTEWWHFNSCTRERAAEIYKMVE from the coding sequence GTGCGAACGCTGTTTTGTTTTTCCTTCCTGTTCCTTTTTTTTTCCTGCGAAGAAAAAACAAAAAAAGATCCGTCTCCGCCGGACAGTTCCATTCCGATTGAGAACGATTCTCTCGTAAATAAATCATTTCTGGAAAAAGCAAATTCAGATTCTGTTACGGAAAAAAAAATGAGTGAGCTGGAAAAAAAACTGATGGAAGCCGGGCTCATTAACGTGAAAGATCTGGATTCCACAATTAAAACAGAATTGCGTTATTCCACGATCAATAATTTCCTGAAGCTGGATATGTACGGCGATTTCGATCAGTGTTACCTGCAGAAAGATGTGGCGCAGAAATTAGCCGAAGCGCAGAAGTACCTCAGGAAAAAATTTCCATTCTATTCGCTGATCGTGTATGATGCGGTGCGGCCACAGCATATTCAGCGCATGATGTGGGACACGCTTCATCTTCCGCCGGGCGAGCGGCAGAAATATCTTTCCAATCCGGGAAAAGGTTCTTTGCACAATTATGGTGCTGCGGTTGATCTTTCCATTATTGATGAGCATGGAATTCCGCTCGACATGGGAACCGATTTTGATTATTTCGGTGACAAGGCACAACCACAGAAGGAAAATGAATTACTTGCGAATGGAGAATTGACACAGTATGAAATTTCGAATCGTGAAATTCTCCGCGAAGTGATGCGTCATGCCGGATTTTTCGGGATACAAACCGAGTGGTGGCATTTTAATTCGTGTACGCGCGAACGTGCAGCAGAAATTTATAAAATGGTGGAGTAG
- a CDS encoding M13 family metallopeptidase, whose protein sequence is MKTLLPFFLPLAFVATFSSCNPDEQAATSNNAIDTTNFDKSVRAQDDFYQYVNGTWLKNNPVPSSENSWGAFNILADKSKKDLRAICEESAKGNNPAGSNAEKIGDFYSSGMDSVAVENAKFAPIQEYLDHINAIKDLASLNAEIAELHSMEMSAGFSMGITADMKDSKTNALYVGQSGTFLPEKEYYFSEETKPFREAYKVHLLNMFKLMGDDEMTAKKNGEAVFQIESMLADSSMSAEEERDLEKMYNKMSKEDLMKLCPDFDWNTYFTALGIPAVNFVIVTQPSFLRQFNHMLKSTPLDAWKAYLRFALVHNCAPALHSAVANENFNFFGTMLSGIQKQQERWKRVLGNTQGALNEALGQIYVQKHFSQEAKDRVNGMVTNLIAAYKERIQSRDWMSDATKKSAFAKLESILRKLAFPDKWRDYSGLMITKDSYMKNILNGNIFDMKFNISKLSKPVDRMEWGMSPATINAYYNPSNNEIVFPAAIMQPPFFDPNADDAVNYGAMGAVIGHELTHGFDDQGSMYDADGNMKNWWTTQDSTNFKNKTEKLAAQFDQFVAVDSMQLHVNGHLTNGENIADLGGLTISYYAFKKSLEGKPEPAKICGFTAEQRFFLAWAQAWRTNQKTKAVIFQVKTNPHAPARFRVLGPLSNLQEFYDAFGVKEGDKMYRKPEDRVLIW, encoded by the coding sequence ATGAAAACTCTTCTTCCTTTTTTTCTTCCGCTTGCTTTCGTTGCAACATTTTCTTCCTGTAATCCCGACGAACAGGCAGCCACTTCCAACAACGCCATCGATACCACCAATTTCGACAAAAGCGTTCGCGCGCAGGATGATTTTTACCAATATGTGAATGGTACATGGCTCAAGAATAACCCGGTTCCTTCTTCTGAAAACAGTTGGGGTGCTTTCAATATTCTTGCTGATAAAAGCAAAAAAGATCTGAGAGCTATTTGTGAAGAATCAGCAAAAGGAAATAATCCTGCAGGATCGAATGCAGAGAAGATTGGTGATTTCTATAGCTCAGGAATGGATTCTGTTGCAGTTGAAAATGCAAAATTCGCACCGATCCAGGAATACCTCGACCACATTAACGCAATAAAAGACCTCGCGTCTCTCAATGCAGAGATAGCAGAACTTCATTCCATGGAAATGTCGGCTGGATTCAGCATGGGCATTACTGCCGATATGAAAGACAGCAAAACCAATGCGCTTTACGTGGGGCAATCCGGAACTTTTCTCCCGGAAAAAGAATATTATTTTTCCGAAGAAACCAAACCTTTCCGCGAAGCTTACAAAGTTCATTTGCTGAATATGTTCAAGCTTATGGGTGATGATGAAATGACTGCGAAGAAAAACGGTGAAGCAGTTTTCCAGATCGAATCCATGCTCGCCGATTCTTCCATGTCGGCAGAAGAAGAACGCGACCTTGAAAAAATGTATAACAAAATGTCGAAGGAGGATCTGATGAAGTTGTGTCCCGATTTTGACTGGAATACTTACTTCACTGCGCTGGGCATTCCTGCTGTGAATTTTGTGATCGTCACGCAACCTTCATTCCTGCGCCAGTTCAACCACATGCTTAAATCTACTCCGCTCGATGCATGGAAAGCTTACCTGCGCTTTGCGCTCGTACACAATTGCGCGCCTGCATTGCACAGCGCGGTGGCGAATGAAAATTTCAATTTTTTCGGAACAATGCTCAGCGGAATTCAGAAACAACAGGAAAGATGGAAACGTGTTCTCGGTAACACGCAGGGCGCACTCAACGAAGCGCTCGGCCAGATTTATGTTCAGAAACATTTCAGCCAGGAAGCAAAAGATCGTGTGAATGGAATGGTGACGAATCTTATAGCCGCCTACAAAGAAAGAATTCAGTCGAGAGACTGGATGAGTGATGCAACAAAAAAATCGGCGTTTGCAAAACTGGAATCCATTCTGCGGAAACTTGCTTTCCCCGATAAGTGGAGAGATTATTCGGGGCTGATGATCACAAAAGATTCCTACATGAAAAATATTCTCAATGGGAATATCTTCGATATGAAATTCAATATTTCAAAACTTTCCAAACCGGTTGACAGAATGGAATGGGGAATGTCGCCGGCAACGATCAATGCTTATTACAATCCTTCGAATAATGAAATTGTTTTTCCCGCCGCAATAATGCAGCCGCCCTTTTTCGATCCGAATGCTGATGATGCGGTGAATTACGGAGCAATGGGCGCAGTGATCGGGCACGAACTCACTCACGGTTTCGATGACCAGGGTTCCATGTACGATGCCGATGGAAATATGAAGAACTGGTGGACCACACAGGACAGCACGAATTTTAAAAATAAAACAGAAAAACTCGCCGCGCAATTCGACCAGTTCGTTGCAGTCGATAGCATGCAACTTCATGTGAACGGCCATCTCACCAATGGAGAAAACATTGCCGATCTCGGCGGACTCACCATTTCTTATTATGCTTTCAAAAAATCGCTCGAGGGAAAACCTGAACCGGCGAAGATTTGCGGATTTACTGCAGAGCAAAGATTTTTCCTTGCGTGGGCGCAGGCGTGGAGAACCAATCAGAAAACGAAAGCCGTGATCTTCCAGGTAAAAACAAATCCGCATGCGCCTGCACGATTCCGCGTGCTCGGGCCGCTTTCAAATCTCCAGGAATTCTATGATGCTTTCGGTGTGAAAGAAGGAGATAAAATGTACCGCAAACCGGAAGACCGTGTCCTGATCTGGTAA
- the yidC gene encoding membrane protein insertase YidC, giving the protein MISFILVFWMTWNSGNKDKEAATQKRIDDSIAHLDSIDHSEKVALNKKKDDSIKNFLAKNPNINSDSLRKALEKQNFGIFCNAHKGTDSVFTIENERLKADIASKGGKIVRVELKGIKTWDGKPLYLFNNDSTHFGLSFFDRKRKRYSTDSLYFHAAGNSFRVNGKDSNSISMRLYPDTTGCYIEFRYSLRGNSSLVGCTTSFAGLDQLLDDGQSQLDLTWAMNTPSQEKSLKNQQMVASVFYNFDGEDGVDNLKETGEDSKSLIGNVKWVSFKQQYFSSILIAKTKFANNGEASIHTPSDPFTVKSMSATVPVPFRKTAKESFAMNFYFGPNKYSDLKSYDLHLEREINLGWSIFGGINRYIFIPLFSWLGDNIANYGIVILLLTIIVKIVLFPIAYKSFLSSAKMRVLKPEIDEINAKFGKDDPLKKQQATMALYKKAGVNPAAGCIPLLLQIPILFALIRLFPSAYELRQHGFLWAHDLSTYDSVWNFGFNVPGYGDHMSLFALLMTVSTILYTWMNQQTLQPGSAQLPGMKWLIYIMPILFLGFLNSYSSALSYYYFISNMITFTQMAVMKRFVDHDAIRAKIDENKKKPVKQSGFMQRLEKAQRERQKQLVDAQKNAKGGKKK; this is encoded by the coding sequence ATGATCTCCTTCATCCTCGTTTTCTGGATGACGTGGAATTCCGGTAACAAGGATAAAGAAGCAGCCACACAAAAACGTATCGACGATTCCATCGCTCATCTCGATTCGATCGATCATTCGGAAAAGGTGGCGCTCAATAAAAAGAAAGACGACAGCATAAAGAATTTCCTGGCTAAAAATCCCAACATCAATTCCGATTCGTTGCGCAAAGCGCTGGAGAAACAGAATTTCGGGATCTTCTGCAACGCGCATAAAGGAACTGATTCTGTATTCACGATTGAAAATGAAAGACTGAAAGCCGATATCGCGAGCAAAGGCGGCAAGATCGTAAGAGTGGAATTGAAAGGAATAAAAACGTGGGACGGAAAACCGCTCTATCTTTTCAACAACGATTCCACTCACTTCGGCCTCTCTTTCTTCGACCGCAAGAGAAAACGTTACTCTACCGATTCACTTTATTTTCACGCTGCCGGAAATTCATTCAGGGTGAATGGAAAAGATTCCAACAGCATTTCCATGAGGTTGTATCCTGACACAACCGGCTGCTACATCGAATTTCGTTATTCGCTGCGTGGAAATTCCAGTCTCGTTGGCTGCACGACTTCATTCGCAGGGCTTGATCAGTTGCTCGATGACGGCCAGTCGCAACTCGACCTTACCTGGGCAATGAACACTCCTTCGCAGGAAAAAAGCCTCAAGAACCAGCAAATGGTGGCTTCTGTCTTCTATAATTTCGACGGGGAAGATGGTGTGGATAATCTGAAAGAAACCGGAGAAGATTCCAAATCACTGATCGGGAATGTGAAATGGGTTTCTTTCAAGCAACAATATTTTTCTTCCATTCTCATTGCGAAAACAAAATTCGCCAACAACGGTGAAGCTTCCATTCACACACCTTCCGATCCTTTCACGGTGAAATCCATGTCGGCAACTGTTCCGGTTCCATTCAGGAAAACAGCAAAAGAATCTTTCGCAATGAATTTTTATTTCGGGCCGAACAAATACAGCGATCTTAAATCTTACGATCTCCATCTCGAACGCGAGATCAATCTCGGCTGGTCTATTTTTGGCGGCATCAACCGTTACATTTTTATTCCTCTTTTTTCCTGGCTCGGCGACAACATCGCGAATTACGGAATTGTAATTCTCCTGCTCACGATCATTGTGAAGATCGTTCTCTTCCCGATCGCCTACAAATCATTTCTCTCTTCAGCTAAAATGCGCGTGCTTAAACCGGAGATCGATGAGATCAATGCGAAATTTGGAAAAGATGATCCGCTGAAAAAACAACAAGCGACAATGGCGCTTTACAAAAAAGCCGGGGTGAATCCTGCTGCTGGTTGTATTCCTTTGTTGCTGCAGATCCCGATCCTCTTCGCACTCATTCGACTTTTCCCTTCGGCGTATGAATTACGCCAGCATGGATTTTTGTGGGCACACGATCTTTCCACTTATGATTCTGTCTGGAATTTTGGTTTCAATGTTCCCGGTTATGGCGATCACATGAGTTTGTTTGCACTGCTCATGACCGTTTCTACTATTCTTTACACGTGGATGAACCAACAGACATTACAACCCGGAAGCGCACAACTTCCAGGAATGAAATGGCTCATCTACATCATGCCCATACTTTTCCTCGGATTCCTGAACAGTTATTCCTCGGCGCTCAGTTATTATTATTTCATCAGCAACATGATCACGTTCACACAAATGGCAGTGATGAAAAGATTCGTGGATCACGATGCGATTCGAGCGAAGATCGACGAGAATAAAAAGAAACCTGTGAAGCAATCGGGTTTCATGCAGCGATTGGAGAAAGCGCAACGCGAACGGCAAAAACAATTGGTCGATGCGCAGAAGAATGCGAAGGGCGGGAAGAAGAAGTAG
- a CDS encoding T9SS type A sorting domain-containing protein yields MKNFLLAAFILFSTLSPAQLNQRFYSSGNNPFIAQDLGAEVSYTFVSWRDIQQNMSSTFNWSLLDTRIQNAQTLGLRTMIVINCTSPLTSQDSIPGTCAYDSHLNPTSDNGSSWMPVGSDTAQWKIFVQALVDRYDGDTTNDMNGLIYPVKEWKVVGQEWQRVWCSSYNDTLLANAQQFVQLVNMTYRVIKTQQPSSVICFAGIDPRGAKESFSENYFNQPTLCLSQNCTSTQNVTPPQIIMIPGFQSNRRNVQYIFNNAMYDEVDVHMYGYWNDIPGVVAWLRDSAQGKPVVFMEGGGPYCPACENIYHNSSDTDGRLPTLLVRDNASYVVYYFITGFANGVSEMHWNHGPEYSGWGATFGDLDLLSINSVRKPSYYVYRWLAKDLFSNSSADTVENIPESDPQLYHYIINPLGMNVAWSTNPTDSIVITGPGQLYRWDIPLACDSLYPTYCDSLVQQSSIAVGSSYTIYLNNDVPVFYSWNNVLSSSQNIADADSYSVKIYPDPFSETATLKINGPEIRGAEVKLYNDLGQNVKTINAGTIGLGQTITLQRDNLPDGFYFIQLVQDNKILAVEKLMIAE; encoded by the coding sequence ATGAAAAACTTTTTACTCGCTGCGTTTATTTTATTCTCAACCCTTTCTCCGGCACAACTTAATCAGCGATTTTATTCGAGCGGAAATAATCCGTTCATCGCGCAGGATCTTGGCGCTGAGGTGAGTTACACTTTTGTAAGCTGGCGCGATATTCAGCAGAACATGTCGTCCACTTTCAATTGGAGTTTACTCGACACACGAATTCAGAATGCGCAAACACTCGGCCTGCGTACGATGATCGTCATTAATTGCACCAGCCCGCTTACTTCGCAGGATAGTATTCCCGGAACATGTGCGTACGATTCACATCTCAATCCCACGAGTGATAACGGTTCTTCATGGATGCCTGTTGGAAGCGACACCGCGCAATGGAAAATTTTTGTGCAGGCGTTGGTCGACCGGTACGATGGAGATACTACCAATGACATGAACGGGCTTATCTATCCTGTGAAAGAATGGAAAGTTGTGGGACAGGAATGGCAGCGCGTGTGGTGCAGCTCATACAATGACACGTTACTCGCAAATGCGCAGCAATTCGTTCAATTGGTAAACATGACCTACCGCGTTATCAAAACACAACAACCTTCTTCAGTAATTTGTTTTGCAGGAATTGATCCACGTGGTGCGAAAGAATCTTTTTCCGAAAATTATTTTAATCAGCCCACACTTTGCCTCAGCCAGAATTGTACATCAACTCAAAATGTAACGCCACCACAGATTATTATGATCCCTGGTTTTCAAAGCAACAGGAGAAACGTACAATATATTTTCAATAATGCAATGTATGACGAAGTGGATGTGCACATGTACGGTTATTGGAATGATATTCCCGGAGTAGTAGCATGGTTGCGCGATTCTGCGCAGGGAAAGCCGGTTGTTTTTATGGAAGGCGGAGGTCCGTACTGCCCCGCATGTGAAAATATTTATCACAATTCTTCTGACACAGATGGCCGTTTACCAACATTGCTTGTGCGCGATAATGCATCTTATGTTGTTTATTATTTCATCACCGGTTTTGCAAATGGTGTAAGTGAAATGCACTGGAATCACGGACCCGAATATTCCGGCTGGGGCGCAACGTTCGGCGATCTCGATCTGTTAAGCATCAATAGCGTGCGCAAACCTTCTTACTACGTTTATCGCTGGCTGGCGAAAGATCTTTTTTCAAATTCGTCAGCCGACACAGTGGAGAATATTCCTGAAAGTGATCCGCAGCTTTATCATTACATCATCAATCCATTAGGAATGAATGTGGCGTGGTCAACGAATCCAACTGACAGTATTGTGATCACGGGGCCAGGACAACTTTACCGATGGGACATTCCTCTTGCATGCGATTCGCTTTATCCTACTTACTGCGATTCACTCGTGCAACAAAGTTCGATTGCCGTTGGAAGTTCTTACACGATCTATCTCAACAACGACGTTCCGGTTTTCTATAGCTGGAATAACGTTTTGTCGTCTTCGCAAAATATTGCTGACGCCGATTCTTATTCTGTAAAAATTTATCCTGATCCCTTCAGTGAAACTGCCACACTAAAAATAAACGGGCCGGAGATCCGTGGTGCAGAAGTAAAATTGTATAACGATCTTGGACAGAATGTAAAAACGATTAACGCAGGAACAATTGGACTGGGCCAAACCATCACCCTTCAAAGAGATAATTTACCAGATGGATTTTATTTTATCCAGCTCGTGCAGGACAATAAAATTCTTGCCGTCGAAAAGCTGATGATTGCAGAGTGA
- a CDS encoding FMN-binding negative transcriptional regulator: MYDLPYHKEKNEQVIKEFIDQHPFAFLTGCDSQNKPIATQVPVFIEEKDGKKILRGHIMKNTDHHKAFLHNENVLAVFNGPHTYVSATWYSDPHLPSTWNYMSVHVKGVIRFLDDAALEDVLRLTSLHFENYDKSSTTTYDNIPEAFKQKVMNAIVAFEIEIKEIDTVFKLSQDRDKKSYLNIIAKLKEKGEDGKAIAMEMEKRMKQQFPEN; encoded by the coding sequence ATGTACGATCTTCCTTATCACAAAGAAAAAAACGAACAGGTCATCAAAGAATTTATCGATCAACACCCTTTCGCTTTTCTCACCGGTTGCGATTCACAGAACAAACCAATCGCAACGCAGGTTCCTGTTTTCATTGAAGAAAAAGACGGAAAGAAAATACTACGCGGGCATATCATGAAAAATACGGATCATCATAAAGCATTTTTACATAATGAAAATGTGCTCGCGGTTTTTAATGGCCCGCACACGTACGTGAGCGCTACGTGGTACAGCGATCCGCATTTGCCTTCGACATGGAATTATATGAGCGTGCATGTGAAAGGTGTGATCAGATTTCTTGACGACGCTGCATTGGAAGATGTTTTGCGTTTGACCTCTTTACATTTTGAGAATTATGATAAGAGTTCAACGACGACGTATGATAATATTCCGGAAGCTTTCAAACAGAAAGTGATGAATGCTATAGTCGCATTCGAAATTGAAATAAAAGAGATCGATACTGTTTTCAAACTCAGCCAGGATCGGGATAAGAAAAGTTATCTCAATATTATTGCGAAGCTGAAAGAAAAAGGAGAAGATGGAAAAGCGATCGCGATGGAGATGGAAAAAAGAATGAAGCAGCAATTTCCGGAAAATTAA
- a CDS encoding type II toxin-antitoxin system RelE/ParE family toxin, with protein MTEKFKVQFLADADEFIAKLDLKAREKIIYNIRKAQVINDNELFKKLTGDIWEFRTLYKKTKYRLFAFWDNREKSNTIVIATHGIIKKTDKTPLANLDKAERLRKQYFNQTTHTK; from the coding sequence GTGACAGAAAAATTTAAGGTTCAATTCCTTGCAGACGCTGACGAATTCATTGCAAAACTTGACCTCAAAGCTCGCGAAAAAATCATTTATAATATTCGTAAAGCACAAGTTATTAATGATAATGAACTTTTTAAAAAACTTACTGGCGACATCTGGGAATTCAGGACTTTGTATAAAAAAACAAAATACCGACTTTTCGCTTTTTGGGACAACAGAGAAAAATCAAATACCATAGTAATTGCGACACATGGAATAATTAAAAAAACTGACAAGACACCGCTCGCTAACCTTGACAAAGCAGAGCGATTAAGAAAACAATATTTTAACCAAACAACTCATACAAAATGA
- a CDS encoding helix-turn-helix transcriptional regulator, with product MKTGKKLKLYSLDEITDKHIGKKGTKKRDEFESELRLDLLGEAIKRARKERHLTQEELGDLVGVQKAQISKLEHSLTDARFETIIKVFKALNAKINFNIELLDQRVKIA from the coding sequence ATGAAAACAGGTAAAAAATTAAAACTTTATTCGTTAGACGAAATTACCGACAAACATATTGGTAAAAAAGGCACCAAAAAACGTGACGAATTTGAAAGCGAATTGCGCCTTGACCTTCTTGGCGAAGCAATAAAAAGAGCAAGAAAGGAAAGACATTTGACTCAAGAAGAATTGGGCGATCTCGTTGGAGTACAAAAAGCTCAAATCTCAAAACTTGAACATAGTTTGACAGACGCACGTTTTGAAACTATCATAAAAGTTTTTAAAGCTTTGAACGCTAAAATAAATTTCAATATTGAACTGCTCGACCAAAGAGTAAAAATAGCTTGA
- the rfaD gene encoding ADP-glyceromanno-heptose 6-epimerase — protein sequence MKIVTGAAGFIGSCLVSKLNEEDIEDLVLVDDFSNEQKLPNLNGKYYQERIDRGLFEKWFLKNASEIDVVFHIGARTDTTEFDKKIFDELNVAYSKMIWNICAENNIPLIYASSAATYGLGEFGYDDDHSKIEKLKPLNPYGESKNEFDKWVLGQSKTPPNWYGLKFFNVYGPNEYHKGRMASVILHAFNQISSSGEMKLFRSHKPEFKDGEQLRDFIYVKDVVEVILFLYRNHPASGIYNLGTGKARSFLDLAHATFKAMNKEEKNSFIDTPADIRNKYQYFTEANMHKLRDAGYKNDFTSLEEGVGDYVKNYLDKKEFL from the coding sequence ATGAAAATAGTAACTGGCGCAGCAGGATTCATCGGTTCATGTCTCGTTTCAAAACTTAACGAGGAAGACATCGAAGACCTTGTTCTGGTCGATGATTTTTCAAACGAGCAGAAACTTCCGAATCTCAATGGTAAATATTATCAGGAACGGATCGATCGTGGTTTGTTTGAAAAATGGTTCTTGAAAAATGCTTCTGAGATCGATGTTGTTTTTCACATAGGCGCGCGCACGGACACGACGGAGTTTGACAAAAAGATATTTGATGAACTGAATGTGGCGTATTCGAAAATGATCTGGAATATTTGCGCTGAAAATAATATTCCGCTCATCTACGCTTCTTCCGCCGCAACGTATGGACTCGGTGAATTTGGTTACGACGATGATCATTCGAAAATTGAAAAACTGAAACCGCTGAATCCGTACGGCGAATCGAAAAATGAATTTGATAAATGGGTTTTGGGACAAAGTAAAACTCCCCCGAACTGGTACGGGTTGAAATTTTTCAATGTGTACGGGCCGAATGAATATCACAAAGGAAGAATGGCTTCGGTGATCCTGCATGCGTTCAACCAAATTTCTTCTTCGGGTGAAATGAAATTATTCCGTTCGCACAAACCTGAATTCAAAGACGGGGAACAGTTGCGCGATTTTATTTATGTGAAAGATGTGGTGGAAGTAATTTTGTTTTTATACCGCAATCATCCCGCTTCCGGAATTTACAATCTCGGCACCGGTAAGGCGCGTTCATTTCTCGATCTCGCACACGCAACTTTCAAAGCAATGAATAAGGAAGAAAAAAATTCTTTCATTGATACGCCGGCCGATATCCGAAACAAATACCAGTATTTTACAGAAGCGAATATGCATAAGCTGAGGGATGCGGGATACAAAAACGATTTTACTTCGCTCGAAGAAGGAGTGGGGGATTATGTGAAGAATTATCTTGACAAAAAGGAATTCCTCTAA
- a CDS encoding TerC family protein, whose translation MNVFQEIVNDPERALLIILNLVIIESLLSVDNAAVLATMVLDLPKEKRGKALKYGILGAYVFRGISLVLAVYLVKIWWLKAAGGAYLLYLSVNYFSSRATPEKEDDTLNKNENWLYKNTIGKLGVFWSTVLLVEMMDMAFSIDNVFAAVAFTNNIILICTGVFIGILAMRFVAQGFVKLMENFSFLEPAAFVVIFILGVKLMMSLWTRFNPNSPLAIFLESHEADLYVSIGTVSVFLLPVITSFVFGYPKRK comes from the coding sequence ATGAATGTATTTCAGGAAATCGTAAACGATCCGGAGCGCGCTCTCCTCATCATTCTCAACCTTGTGATCATTGAAAGTCTGCTTTCTGTTGACAATGCTGCGGTGCTGGCGACGATGGTGCTGGATTTGCCGAAAGAGAAACGAGGGAAAGCATTGAAGTATGGGATTCTCGGCGCTTACGTTTTCCGCGGAATAAGTTTAGTGCTTGCTGTTTATCTTGTAAAGATCTGGTGGCTGAAAGCGGCCGGCGGCGCTTATCTTCTTTATCTCTCTGTAAATTATTTTTCATCGCGCGCCACTCCGGAAAAAGAAGATGATACGCTGAATAAAAATGAAAACTGGTTGTATAAAAATACCATCGGGAAACTCGGCGTTTTCTGGTCGACAGTTCTGCTCGTTGAAATGATGGACATGGCTTTTTCAATCGACAATGTTTTTGCGGCAGTTGCTTTTACGAATAATATCATTCTCATCTGCACCGGTGTTTTCATTGGAATTCTCGCCATGCGTTTCGTTGCGCAGGGATTTGTAAAGCTCATGGAAAATTTTTCTTTCCTCGAACCGGCGGCGTTCGTTGTCATTTTTATTCTCGGCGTAAAACTGATGATGAGTTTGTGGACGCGCTTCAACCCGAATTCACCTCTGGCAATTTTTCTCGAAAGCCATGAAGCGGATCTTTATGTTTCCATAGGAACTGTTTCTGTTTTTTTGTTGCCGGTGATCACGTCGTTTGTTTTTGGCTATCCGAAGAGAAAGTAG
- a CDS encoding 1,4-dihydroxy-6-naphthoate synthase, which produces MNISLGFSPCPNDCFIFDAIVNKRIDTQGIDFDLVMEDVETLNKKAFHSEIDITKLSFHAFAHCTENYFLLNSGSALGINCGPLLISKRKISKEEIAEGNLCIAIPGKFTTANLLFGLAFPNAKLKTEMIFSEIENALLNEKADAGLIIHENRFTYEEKGLKKIIDLGEYWEEKTRSTSSGQAGHPIPLGGIVMKRKFSNEIQHRVDALIRASVEYAFVHPDACMPFVRAHAQEMSEEVMMKHIELYVNEFSVDLGKEGRSAVEELFSTAKKSEIISAIGKNIFLD; this is translated from the coding sequence ATGAATATTTCTCTCGGTTTTTCTCCCTGCCCTAATGATTGTTTCATTTTCGATGCGATCGTCAACAAGCGCATAGACACGCAGGGAATTGATTTTGATTTGGTGATGGAAGATGTGGAGACATTGAATAAAAAAGCTTTTCATTCTGAAATTGATATAACGAAACTGAGTTTTCATGCATTCGCGCATTGCACGGAAAATTATTTTCTCCTGAATTCAGGAAGTGCGCTCGGGATAAATTGCGGCCCATTACTGATCTCAAAACGAAAAATTTCAAAAGAAGAAATTGCGGAAGGAAATTTGTGCATCGCTATTCCCGGAAAATTTACGACAGCTAATTTATTATTCGGACTTGCTTTTCCCAATGCAAAACTGAAAACGGAAATGATCTTTTCTGAAATTGAAAATGCTTTGTTGAATGAAAAAGCAGACGCCGGGCTCATCATTCACGAAAATCGTTTTACTTACGAAGAGAAAGGTTTGAAAAAAATAATCGATCTCGGCGAATACTGGGAAGAAAAGACCCGATCGACAAGCTCAGGGCAAGCGGGCCACCCGATTCCTCTTGGCGGAATAGTGATGAAAAGAAAATTCTCCAATGAAATTCAGCATCGCGTGGATGCGCTCATACGCGCGAGTGTGGAGTACGCGTTTGTGCACCCGGATGCGTGCATGCCTTTTGTGCGCGCACATGCGCAGGAGATGAGCGAAGAGGTGATGATGAAACACATTGAACTTTATGTAAATGAATTTTCTGTCGATCTCGGAAAAGAGGGGAGAAGTGCGGTGGAAGAATTATTTTCTACAGCGAAAAAGTCAGAAATAATTTCTGCGATTGGTAAAAATATTTTCCTCGACTGA